Proteins encoded in a region of the Pyxidicoccus trucidator genome:
- a CDS encoding HAMP domain-containing sensor histidine kinase — protein MTLRGRLLLAQAPLALALALVGVVAVLTLSRLGRAGQEILQDNYRSVLAMQRMTEQLERMDSAALFIVAGERERGVAQQAAQRPSLEEALKLQEGNVTESGEADATRGLREAWRRYVAEYDALLALPSTEAARGAYFRALGPAFQEVKAAAAGVLALNQDAMVRKSEAQRRQSTRVNTLMVTVVLAAFVTGLFASTSLTHRALRPVSVLSQAVRRLGRGDYATRAVVEGRDEIAQLGQDFNAMAEALQQYRQSSLGELLQAQAASQAAIDSLPDPVVVFGAGGGLLNVNRSAEGVLRLSVEGGGDVLGRVAPEAREVLERVRGHVLGGRGAYQPRGYEEAVRVELPEGDRWLLPRASPVYGETGEVVGATVILQDVTRLRRFDELKNDLVATVAHEFRTPLTSLRMAVHLVAEGVVGPVTEKQADLLHAAREDCERLQGIVDDLLDLSRIQAGQLQLEVRRLPAEELVDAALEAQRAAAEERGVRLSRQVSLDVEAVEVDPERLGLVLGNLVGNGVKHTPGGGEVEVRVSREGARVCFEVRDTGEGIAPEQQARIFEKFYRAPGAPAGGAGLGLSIAKDIVQAHGGDIGVVSAPGQGSTFWFTLPQPEAVGQG, from the coding sequence ATGACGCTGCGGGGTCGGTTGTTGCTGGCACAGGCACCGCTGGCGCTCGCCCTGGCGCTGGTGGGTGTGGTGGCCGTGCTCACGCTGTCGCGGCTGGGGCGGGCGGGGCAGGAAATCCTCCAGGACAACTACCGCAGCGTGCTGGCCATGCAGCGGATGACTGAGCAACTGGAGCGCATGGACAGCGCCGCACTCTTCATCGTCGCGGGCGAGCGCGAGCGGGGTGTGGCACAGCAGGCAGCGCAGCGCCCCTCGCTGGAGGAGGCGCTGAAGCTCCAGGAGGGCAACGTCACCGAGTCGGGCGAGGCCGACGCCACCCGTGGGTTGCGCGAGGCGTGGCGGCGTTACGTGGCGGAGTACGACGCCCTGCTCGCGCTGCCCTCGACGGAAGCCGCGCGTGGGGCGTACTTCCGTGCGCTCGGGCCGGCGTTCCAGGAGGTGAAAGCGGCGGCGGCGGGGGTGCTCGCGCTGAACCAGGACGCCATGGTGCGCAAGAGCGAGGCGCAGCGGCGGCAGAGCACGCGGGTGAACACGTTGATGGTGACGGTGGTGCTGGCGGCCTTCGTGACGGGGCTGTTCGCGTCCACGTCGCTGACGCACCGGGCGCTGCGGCCGGTGTCGGTGCTGTCGCAGGCGGTGCGGCGGCTGGGGCGGGGCGACTACGCGACGCGAGCGGTGGTGGAGGGGCGGGATGAAATCGCGCAGCTCGGCCAGGACTTCAACGCCATGGCGGAGGCGCTCCAGCAGTACCGGCAGAGCAGCCTGGGCGAGCTGCTCCAGGCGCAGGCCGCGTCCCAGGCGGCCATCGACAGCCTGCCGGACCCGGTGGTGGTGTTCGGCGCGGGGGGCGGGCTGCTCAATGTGAATCGCTCGGCGGAGGGCGTGCTGCGGCTGTCGGTGGAGGGAGGCGGGGACGTGCTGGGGCGCGTGGCCCCCGAGGCGCGCGAGGTGCTGGAGCGGGTGCGCGGCCATGTGCTCGGAGGCCGGGGCGCGTACCAGCCGCGTGGCTACGAGGAGGCGGTGCGGGTGGAGCTGCCGGAAGGGGACCGCTGGCTGCTGCCTCGGGCCAGCCCGGTGTACGGAGAGACGGGCGAGGTGGTGGGGGCCACCGTCATCCTCCAGGACGTGACGCGGCTGCGGCGCTTCGACGAGCTGAAGAACGACCTGGTGGCCACGGTGGCACACGAGTTCCGCACGCCGCTCACGTCCCTGCGCATGGCGGTGCATCTGGTGGCGGAGGGCGTGGTGGGGCCGGTGACGGAGAAGCAGGCGGACCTGCTCCACGCGGCGCGCGAGGACTGCGAGCGGTTGCAGGGCATCGTGGACGACCTGCTGGACTTGTCGCGCATCCAGGCGGGACAGCTCCAACTGGAGGTGCGCCGGTTGCCAGCGGAGGAGTTGGTGGACGCGGCGCTGGAGGCGCAGCGGGCGGCGGCGGAGGAGCGCGGGGTGCGTCTGTCGCGGCAGGTGTCGCTGGACGTGGAGGCGGTGGAGGTGGACCCGGAGCGTCTGGGCCTGGTGCTGGGGAATCTGGTGGGCAACGGGGTGAAGCACACGCCCGGGGGAGGCGAGGTGGAGGTGCGCGTGTCGCGCGAGGGCGCGCGGGTGTGCTTCGAGGTGCGGGACACGGGCGAGGGGATTGCGCCGGAGCAGCAGGCGCGCATCTTCGAGAAGTTCTACCGAGCCCCGGGCGCGCCGGCGGGCGGGGCCGGGCTGGGGCTGTCGATTGCGAAGGACATCGTCCAGGCGCACGGCGGGGACATCGGCGTGGTGAGCGCGCCGGGACAGGGCAGCACGTTCTGGTTCACCCTGCCTCAGCCGGAGGCGGTGGGGCAGGGGTGA
- a CDS encoding PIN domain-containing protein: MLHAVFPVILDANVLIPVSLCDVLLRAARKNLIQVYWTEEILEEMRRNLVAEYRRSESQAARRVAAMKDAFPEALVTGYEQLTPAMKNHPKDRHVLAAAVHIGAQTIVTNNLRDFRAEHLPRNMQAQDPDTFLQNLLSQAPDAILEVLHLQAANLKNPPIPFEKMLEGMARTVPGFIQEVRGLLPPSPITEP, translated from the coding sequence GTGCTCCACGCCGTCTTTCCGGTCATCCTCGACGCGAACGTCCTCATCCCGGTTTCGCTTTGTGACGTGCTGCTCAGGGCGGCCAGGAAGAACCTCATCCAGGTCTACTGGACCGAGGAAATCCTCGAGGAGATGCGCCGCAATCTCGTGGCGGAGTACAGGCGTTCGGAAAGCCAGGCAGCGCGTCGTGTCGCCGCCATGAAGGACGCCTTTCCTGAAGCACTGGTCACCGGCTACGAGCAGCTCACCCCTGCGATGAAGAATCATCCGAAGGACCGGCACGTGTTGGCGGCAGCGGTTCATATCGGTGCGCAGACCATCGTCACCAACAACCTGCGTGACTTCAGAGCAGAGCATCTGCCGAGGAACATGCAGGCCCAGGATCCGGACACCTTTCTTCAGAACCTGCTGAGCCAGGCTCCAGATGCCATCCTTGAGGTTCTGCATCTACAGGCCGCGAACCTGAAGAACCCGCCCATCCCTTTTGAGAAGATGCTGGAAGGCATGGCGCGCACGGTGCCTGGATTCATCCAGGAGGTTCGCGGCCTGCTCCCTCCTTCTCCCATCACGGAGCCGTGA
- a CDS encoding sensor histidine kinase yields the protein MRKGARPVHEILLRAMWLSATLALVLMGGFFTLFSYDLEDTLFNRLVAAEADQPRPGQLPGLTAYTGHASLPPWLRARLAADEPRGEYEVPTDGHGHFHVAVRPGAERGSTRYVALEVSSLTSTTARLGRNSGLLLSSAVLALLAAALLGRLVARRIGQPLEQLVERLGEAGGVLPGDDGGVSEVRALLEALRARDARIQELLERERQFNRDASHELRTPLAVAQGAVEILERDPPRDAETFGRLRHAVSQMGLLTEGLLWLARERRSEEHCELLRVSRELVALYGHLRRGERVELAIEAEGEVQAPIPAAVARVMLGNLLKNALAYTSEGRIVIRLEPTAWTLSDTGVGFGQVQPGQEGFGIGLSLVERLARRFSWGFSIDALEPHGTRARLTWTSSHHA from the coding sequence ATGCGCAAAGGTGCAAGGCCAGTCCATGAAATCCTGCTGCGCGCCATGTGGCTGTCCGCGACGCTCGCGCTGGTGCTGATGGGCGGGTTCTTCACGCTCTTCAGCTACGACCTCGAGGACACCCTCTTCAACCGGCTCGTCGCCGCCGAGGCGGACCAACCCCGGCCGGGGCAGCTCCCGGGCCTCACCGCGTATACCGGCCATGCCTCCCTGCCGCCCTGGCTGCGGGCGCGGCTGGCGGCGGATGAGCCCCGGGGCGAATACGAGGTGCCCACCGACGGCCACGGCCACTTCCACGTCGCGGTGCGCCCCGGCGCCGAGCGCGGGAGCACCCGGTACGTCGCGCTTGAAGTGTCCTCGCTGACGAGCACCACGGCCCGGCTGGGGCGGAACTCCGGCCTGCTCCTCTCCAGTGCGGTGCTGGCGCTGCTGGCCGCCGCGCTGCTCGGCCGGCTCGTGGCCCGCCGCATCGGCCAGCCACTGGAGCAGCTCGTGGAGCGGCTGGGGGAGGCAGGCGGAGTCCTGCCCGGAGATGACGGCGGAGTGAGCGAGGTGCGCGCGCTGCTCGAGGCGCTGCGAGCCCGGGATGCGCGCATCCAGGAGCTGCTGGAGCGGGAGCGGCAATTCAACCGCGACGCCAGCCACGAGCTGCGCACCCCGCTGGCCGTGGCCCAGGGCGCGGTGGAGATTCTGGAGCGGGACCCGCCACGCGACGCGGAGACCTTCGGCCGCCTGCGCCACGCGGTGAGCCAGATGGGCCTGCTGACAGAGGGCCTGCTCTGGCTGGCGCGGGAGCGGCGCTCCGAGGAGCACTGTGAGCTGCTGCGCGTCTCGCGGGAGCTGGTCGCGCTGTACGGACACCTGCGGCGCGGCGAGCGCGTCGAGCTCGCAATCGAAGCCGAGGGGGAAGTCCAGGCCCCCATCCCCGCCGCGGTGGCGCGGGTGATGCTGGGCAACCTCCTCAAGAACGCCCTCGCGTACACGAGCGAGGGGCGCATCGTCATCCGCCTCGAGCCCACGGCGTGGACCCTCTCCGACACCGGCGTCGGCTTCGGCCAGGTCCAGCCCGGGCAGGAGGGCTTTGGCATCGGCCTGTCCCTGGTGGAGCGGCTCGCCCGGCGGTTCTCCTGGGGCTTCTCCATCGACGCCCTGGAGCCCCATGGCACACGCGCGCGGCTGACCTGGACATCCTCCCACCACGCGTGA
- a CDS encoding helix-turn-helix domain-containing protein: MTLSPIDAATTSTRASEPVTANEASLGQVQQLAKLITETLQGQGTQPRFSLLGPNHETLPVPRDVLTLLQQLLAVLASGDAVSIVPVQKELTTQQAANLLNVSRQYLVQLLDEGKIPYRRTGTHRRVSTHDVLEYRVKRDAERDAKLAAMMQETQQEGGYPEFD, translated from the coding sequence ATGACCCTGTCCCCAATCGACGCAGCCACCACTTCCACACGAGCCTCTGAGCCGGTCACCGCCAACGAGGCGAGCCTGGGACAGGTGCAGCAACTCGCGAAGCTCATCACCGAGACGCTTCAGGGGCAGGGAACCCAGCCACGCTTTTCACTCCTTGGACCCAACCACGAGACGCTTCCGGTACCCAGGGACGTGCTGACGCTGCTCCAGCAACTTCTGGCCGTCCTGGCCTCGGGCGATGCGGTCTCCATCGTCCCCGTCCAGAAGGAGCTCACGACCCAGCAGGCCGCCAACCTGCTCAACGTCTCGCGCCAATACCTCGTACAGCTCCTCGACGAAGGGAAAATCCCCTATCGCCGCACTGGCACTCACCGGCGTGTCTCTACCCACGATGTGCTCGAATACCGGGTGAAGCGTGACGCCGAACGCGATGCCAAGCTTGCCGCGATGATGCAGGAAACACAGCAAGAGGGGGGCTACCCGGAATTTGACTAG
- a CDS encoding sensor protein KdpD, whose amino-acid sequence MTMTRRTRAEDFLELVERGRRGRLKLYIGFAAGVGKTYRMLEEAHALKRRGVDVVLGFVETHGRKETQALVDGLESVPRKPYTYRDVTVEEMDLDAVLARKPQVAVVDELAHTNLPVCRHRKRYQDVQELLDAGINVIGAFNVQHLESLNDLVERTTGVTVRETLPDSFLKGADQVVNLDLAVEDLHERLKAGKIYAEDKVPHALERFFKEENLSTLRELALREVAESLDRATAGQPPRAGEESSQKGAAWGRVLVALSSHPPRAATLLRRGSRMAGRLNTDWFVVYVETPREAPHLIDSEAQRHLLANIEKAKELGAEVVRLRSKDPVEAILDFARSHGVGHLIVGRSHQPWWKRLLGRAADVRLLREGEGVDIHVVAFENVHEERRP is encoded by the coding sequence AGACGTACCGGATGCTGGAGGAGGCGCACGCGCTGAAGCGGCGCGGGGTGGACGTGGTGCTCGGCTTCGTGGAGACGCACGGCCGCAAGGAGACACAGGCGCTGGTGGACGGCCTGGAGTCGGTGCCGCGCAAGCCGTACACCTACCGCGACGTCACCGTGGAGGAGATGGACCTGGACGCGGTGCTCGCACGCAAGCCCCAGGTGGCGGTGGTGGACGAGCTGGCCCACACCAACCTCCCCGTGTGCCGCCACCGCAAGCGCTACCAGGACGTGCAGGAATTGCTGGACGCGGGCATCAACGTCATTGGCGCCTTCAACGTGCAGCACCTGGAGAGCCTGAACGATTTGGTGGAGCGCACCACCGGCGTCACCGTGCGCGAGACGCTCCCGGACAGCTTCCTCAAGGGGGCCGACCAGGTGGTGAACCTGGACCTCGCGGTGGAGGACCTGCACGAGCGGCTGAAGGCGGGGAAGATCTACGCCGAGGACAAGGTGCCCCACGCGCTGGAGCGCTTCTTCAAGGAGGAGAACCTGTCCACCCTGCGCGAGCTGGCGCTGCGCGAGGTGGCGGAGAGCCTGGACCGGGCCACCGCGGGGCAGCCTCCGCGCGCGGGAGAGGAGTCCTCGCAGAAGGGCGCGGCCTGGGGCCGGGTGCTGGTGGCGCTGTCCAGCCATCCACCGCGCGCGGCCACGCTGCTGCGCCGGGGCTCGCGGATGGCGGGCCGGCTCAACACGGACTGGTTCGTCGTCTACGTGGAGACGCCGCGCGAGGCGCCACACCTCATCGACTCGGAGGCGCAGCGGCACCTGCTGGCGAACATCGAGAAGGCGAAGGAGCTGGGCGCGGAGGTGGTGCGGCTGCGCTCGAAGGACCCGGTGGAGGCCATCCTCGACTTCGCGCGCTCGCACGGGGTGGGGCACCTCATCGTCGGCCGCTCGCACCAGCCGTGGTGGAAGCGGCTGCTGGGGCGCGCGGCGGACGTGCGGCTGCTGCGCGAGGGTGAGGGCGTCGACATCCACGTGGTGGCCTTCGAGAACGTCCACGAGGAGCGCCGCCCATGA
- a CDS encoding methyl-accepting chemotaxis protein: protein MRLKLKLMQKMTAVPAAAGVFLVAILLACVTLGSSQGSTYERIHTSLAPASELSREVSLRYPGLHRGVLAEMNRKSEGGLESLRAEVKELEAKLDLARALPGANVEQADALKRDLAAYWSSAEQALALTVKGDAQAEAARARHEASYQALRGAFQQAAEADAQALRAAHDAWNGQRGTLQGWVVVLGLLGLALTGFLAYWLHQQVTVPLEKLTASATKIAQDGDLTQAIDTSAQDEVGELARGYQTMVTRLRNVPSTIATVVTDLTAAAGRLTQASQEQVDFLTNQSRSLTEASTTIAEIAQTSSMAASRAEMVLKVAAQADAFSSSGQESIEKSAEGLTQIRQRVGALVGSIAHLSDQAVHAGEIISSVKDLADQSNVLALNAAIEAARAGEEGRGFAVVAREMRSLSGQSLQSTQRIGKILLEINQAIRGTVSIAEGDSEKMEEGIEQVLASANTLKEITTVVQESSQAARQIVASVTQQNAGIAQMTDVVTQLSSMMADVVTATMTAEAAVAQINTSLGQLKDLSTAFRV from the coding sequence GTGCGTCTGAAGCTGAAGTTGATGCAGAAGATGACGGCGGTGCCCGCGGCGGCCGGCGTGTTCCTCGTGGCCATCCTCCTGGCGTGCGTGACGCTGGGCTCCAGCCAGGGGTCCACGTACGAGCGCATCCACACCTCCCTTGCTCCGGCCAGTGAGCTGAGCCGCGAGGTCTCCCTGCGGTATCCCGGCCTGCACCGGGGTGTCCTGGCCGAGATGAACCGCAAGTCAGAGGGTGGGCTGGAGTCGCTGCGCGCGGAGGTGAAGGAGCTGGAGGCGAAGCTCGACCTCGCGCGGGCCCTGCCGGGCGCGAACGTGGAGCAGGCCGACGCGCTCAAGCGCGACCTCGCCGCGTACTGGAGCAGCGCCGAGCAGGCCCTGGCGCTCACGGTGAAGGGTGACGCGCAGGCGGAGGCCGCGCGGGCCCGGCACGAGGCCTCGTACCAGGCGCTGCGCGGCGCCTTCCAGCAGGCGGCGGAGGCGGATGCCCAGGCCCTTCGCGCGGCCCACGACGCGTGGAATGGGCAGCGCGGCACGCTGCAGGGGTGGGTGGTCGTGCTGGGGCTGCTGGGCCTCGCGCTGACGGGGTTCCTGGCGTACTGGCTGCACCAGCAGGTGACGGTGCCCCTCGAGAAGCTGACCGCCTCGGCGACGAAGATTGCGCAGGACGGCGACCTGACGCAGGCCATCGACACCAGCGCGCAGGACGAGGTGGGCGAGCTGGCGCGTGGCTACCAGACGATGGTGACGCGGCTGCGCAACGTGCCGAGCACCATCGCCACCGTGGTGACGGACCTGACGGCGGCGGCCGGGCGGCTGACGCAGGCCAGCCAGGAGCAGGTGGACTTCCTCACCAACCAGTCCCGCAGCCTCACCGAGGCGAGCACCACGATTGCCGAAATCGCGCAGACCTCCAGCATGGCGGCCAGCCGCGCGGAGATGGTGCTCAAGGTGGCGGCGCAGGCGGACGCGTTCAGCTCGTCGGGCCAGGAGTCGATTGAGAAGAGCGCCGAGGGGCTCACCCAGATTCGCCAGCGGGTGGGCGCGCTGGTGGGCAGCATCGCGCACCTGAGCGACCAGGCCGTGCACGCGGGTGAAATCATCAGCAGCGTGAAGGACCTGGCGGACCAGTCCAACGTGCTCGCGCTGAACGCGGCGATTGAAGCGGCGCGCGCGGGCGAGGAGGGCCGGGGCTTCGCGGTGGTGGCGCGCGAGATGCGCTCGCTCAGCGGCCAGTCGCTGCAGAGCACCCAGCGCATCGGCAAGATTCTCCTGGAGATCAACCAGGCCATCCGCGGGACGGTCTCCATCGCCGAGGGTGACAGCGAGAAGATGGAGGAGGGCATCGAGCAGGTGCTCGCCTCGGCGAACACGCTGAAGGAAATCACCACGGTGGTGCAGGAGAGCAGTCAGGCCGCGCGGCAGATTGTCGCCTCCGTCACCCAGCAGAACGCCGGCATCGCGCAGATGACGGATGTGGTGACGCAGCTGTCGTCGATGATGGCCGACGTGGTGACGGCGACGATGACGGCCGAGGCCGCCGTCGCGCAAATCAACACGTCGCTGGGGCAGCTGAAGGACCTGTCCACCGCGTTCCGCGTCTGA
- a CDS encoding formate--tetrahydrofolate ligase, giving the protein MTLRPIAEVGAELGLSSDHVLPWGTHRAKVSLDALEKPGGKQGRLVLVSAINPTPPGEGKTTMSVALAMGLRKRGRRAVAALREPSLGPVFGVKGGGTGGGQASLEPAADINLHFTGDLHAITSANNLLAALVDNAVYYGQPVAIESTRVRWRRAMDMNDRFLRNVIIGLGGKAHGVPREAAFDITAASEVMAILALADGLKDLETRLGRIVVGHSPDGKPVRARDVDAAAAMVAVLKDALMPNLVQTREGGPALVHAGPFGNIAHGCSSVLGTRMGLAHADEVVTEAGFGFDLGAEKFLDIKCRNAGVWPRGVVLVVTLRALKHHGGAPAARVAEPDREALVRGFAHVEKHLESIAAFGLPAVICVNRFPQDTEAELEELRAFGRQRGVEMAVCEGFARGGDGSLELADRVLEMLDRTDAAPPRPRFLYELTQSPEEKVRAIARTVYGADDVAFTAGAQKDLQMVRELGGAELPVCMAKTHLSLSDDPTKLGRPRGFTLTVREVRLSAGAGFMVALTGEILTMPGLPREPAARRITVHDDGRITGLMQGE; this is encoded by the coding sequence ATGACGCTGAGACCCATCGCCGAAGTGGGCGCCGAGCTGGGCCTGTCCTCCGACCACGTGCTCCCCTGGGGCACCCACCGCGCCAAGGTGTCGCTGGACGCGCTCGAGAAGCCGGGCGGGAAGCAGGGCCGCCTGGTGCTCGTGTCCGCCATCAACCCCACGCCTCCGGGCGAGGGGAAGACCACCATGTCCGTGGCCCTGGCCATGGGCCTGCGCAAGCGCGGGCGCCGCGCGGTGGCCGCCCTGCGCGAGCCGTCGCTCGGCCCCGTCTTCGGCGTGAAGGGCGGAGGCACTGGCGGCGGTCAGGCCAGCCTGGAGCCCGCGGCCGACATCAACCTGCACTTCACCGGCGACCTGCACGCGATTACCAGCGCCAACAACCTGCTCGCCGCGCTGGTGGACAACGCCGTGTACTACGGCCAGCCGGTGGCCATCGAGTCCACGCGCGTGCGCTGGCGGCGCGCCATGGACATGAACGACCGCTTCCTGCGCAACGTCATCATCGGCCTGGGTGGCAAGGCGCACGGCGTGCCGCGCGAGGCCGCGTTCGACATCACCGCCGCCAGCGAGGTCATGGCCATCCTCGCCCTGGCCGACGGGCTCAAGGACCTGGAGACGCGGCTGGGCCGCATCGTCGTGGGCCACTCGCCGGACGGAAAGCCGGTGCGCGCGCGGGACGTGGACGCCGCCGCGGCCATGGTGGCGGTGCTCAAGGACGCGCTGATGCCCAACCTCGTACAGACGCGCGAGGGCGGCCCGGCGCTCGTCCACGCGGGGCCGTTCGGCAACATCGCGCACGGGTGCAGCTCCGTGCTGGGCACGCGGATGGGGCTGGCCCATGCGGACGAGGTGGTGACGGAGGCCGGCTTCGGCTTCGACCTGGGCGCGGAGAAGTTCCTCGACATCAAGTGCCGCAACGCCGGGGTGTGGCCCCGGGGCGTGGTGCTGGTGGTGACGCTGCGCGCGCTGAAGCACCACGGCGGCGCGCCAGCCGCGCGCGTGGCCGAGCCGGACCGCGAGGCGCTCGTGCGCGGCTTCGCTCACGTGGAGAAGCACCTGGAGTCGATTGCGGCCTTCGGCCTGCCGGCCGTCATCTGCGTCAACCGCTTCCCGCAGGACACGGAGGCGGAGCTGGAGGAGCTGCGCGCCTTCGGGCGGCAGCGCGGGGTGGAGATGGCCGTGTGCGAGGGCTTCGCGCGTGGAGGAGACGGCTCGCTGGAGCTGGCGGACCGGGTGCTGGAGATGTTGGACCGGACCGACGCGGCCCCGCCCCGCCCGCGCTTCCTCTACGAGCTGACGCAGTCTCCCGAGGAGAAGGTGCGCGCCATTGCCCGCACCGTGTACGGCGCGGACGACGTGGCCTTCACGGCGGGGGCGCAGAAGGACTTGCAGATGGTGCGCGAGCTGGGCGGCGCGGAGCTGCCGGTGTGCATGGCGAAGACGCACCTGTCGCTCTCGGATGACCCGACGAAGCTGGGGCGGCCTCGCGGCTTCACGCTCACCGTGCGCGAGGTGCGGCTGTCCGCGGGCGCGGGCTTCATGGTGGCGCTCACCGGCGAAATCCTCACCATGCCCGGCCTGCCTCGCGAGCCGGCCGCCCGCCGCATCACCGTCCACGACGACGGCCGAATCACGGGGCTGATGCAGGGAGAGTGA
- a CDS encoding hemerythrin domain-containing protein, whose protein sequence is MDVIDLLIQQHREVDALFEAFRNAPDDATKKELCIQLAEALTLHATIEERWIYPVARRVIGEDKIQHSVDEHGEMKRLIADILRSRNDVNGLAGKVNSLEQVVKSHIADEEKNVLPQFGQKVTEKEIGMSCNDIVRTASAVRREEMSKLESGANI, encoded by the coding sequence GTGGACGTCATTGACCTGTTGATTCAGCAGCACCGTGAGGTTGACGCGCTGTTCGAGGCCTTCCGGAACGCACCGGACGACGCGACGAAGAAGGAGTTGTGCATCCAGCTCGCGGAGGCGCTCACGCTGCATGCCACCATCGAGGAGCGGTGGATCTACCCCGTCGCGCGCCGGGTCATCGGCGAGGACAAGATTCAGCACTCGGTGGACGAGCACGGCGAGATGAAGCGGCTCATCGCCGACATCCTCCGCTCGCGGAACGATGTGAATGGGCTGGCGGGCAAGGTGAACTCGCTGGAGCAGGTGGTGAAGAGCCACATCGCGGACGAGGAGAAGAACGTGCTGCCGCAGTTCGGGCAGAAGGTCACCGAGAAGGAAATCGGCATGTCCTGCAACGACATCGTCCGCACCGCCTCCGCCGTTCGCCGCGAGGAGATGAGCAAGCTGGAGAGCGGGGCCAACATCTGA
- a CDS encoding sigma-54-dependent transcriptional regulator, giving the protein MRVLVVDDERNIRHTLRVCLEGLGCEVREAATPEAALAALAQGPADLAFVDLRLGTSSGLELLPKLLAESPNLDVVLITAYATFDTAVEAVRRGARDYLPKPFTPAQIRHVLDRSRAHRELSSQLESLEGQLAQAVPEATLETASPVMHAAIGLMTRAAASDAAVLLRGESGTGKGVLARALHSMSARRRRPFVTVNCPTLSEQLLASELFGHVRGAFTGAVKDQPGRVEQAEGGTLFLDEIAEMSPALQAQLLRFLQEKQFERLGEGRTRKADVRVVAATNRDLEKDVASGHFREDLLYRLNVIEVKLPSLRERPEDLLPLARRFVAFFARAAQRPPPELSPATEKMLLAYGWPGNVRELRNAMERALIVWPAEVLEPQAFPERIAAAAGPGVALGGPHTLEEVEREHILRVMASAPTLDEAARVLGIDASTLWRKRKKYEAGTPGEG; this is encoded by the coding sequence ATGCGGGTGCTGGTGGTGGACGACGAGCGCAACATCCGCCACACCCTGCGGGTGTGCCTGGAGGGGCTCGGCTGCGAGGTGCGCGAGGCGGCCACACCCGAGGCGGCCCTGGCGGCGCTCGCCCAGGGGCCCGCTGACCTGGCGTTCGTGGACCTGCGGCTGGGGACGTCCAGCGGGCTGGAGCTGCTGCCCAAGCTGCTGGCCGAGTCCCCCAACCTGGACGTCGTGCTCATCACCGCGTACGCGACGTTCGACACGGCGGTGGAGGCGGTGAGGCGCGGCGCGCGCGACTACCTGCCCAAGCCCTTCACGCCGGCGCAGATACGACACGTGCTGGACCGGTCGCGGGCTCACCGCGAGCTGTCGTCGCAGCTGGAGAGCCTGGAAGGGCAGCTCGCGCAGGCGGTGCCGGAGGCCACGCTGGAGACGGCCTCGCCGGTGATGCACGCGGCGATAGGGCTGATGACGCGCGCGGCGGCATCCGACGCGGCGGTGCTGCTGCGGGGCGAGAGCGGCACGGGCAAGGGCGTGCTGGCGCGGGCGCTGCACTCGATGAGCGCGCGGCGGCGCCGGCCCTTCGTCACGGTGAACTGTCCCACGCTGTCCGAGCAGCTCCTGGCCAGCGAGCTGTTCGGCCACGTGCGCGGCGCCTTCACGGGCGCGGTGAAGGACCAGCCGGGGCGCGTGGAGCAGGCGGAAGGGGGCACGCTCTTCCTGGACGAAATCGCGGAGATGAGCCCCGCGCTCCAGGCGCAGCTGCTGCGCTTCCTCCAGGAGAAGCAGTTCGAGCGGCTGGGCGAGGGGCGCACGCGCAAGGCGGACGTGCGGGTGGTGGCGGCCACGAACCGGGACTTGGAGAAGGACGTGGCCTCGGGACACTTCCGCGAGGACCTGCTGTACCGGCTGAACGTCATCGAAGTGAAGCTGCCGTCGCTGCGGGAGCGGCCGGAAGATTTGCTGCCGTTGGCGCGCCGCTTCGTCGCGTTCTTCGCGCGAGCGGCGCAGCGGCCTCCGCCGGAGCTGTCTCCCGCGACGGAGAAGATGCTGCTGGCGTACGGCTGGCCGGGCAACGTGCGCGAGTTGCGCAATGCGATGGAGCGCGCGCTCATCGTCTGGCCGGCGGAGGTGCTGGAGCCACAAGCCTTCCCGGAGCGCATCGCCGCGGCGGCGGGTCCGGGCGTGGCGCTGGGCGGGCCGCACACGCTGGAGGAGGTGGAGCGCGAGCACATCCTGCGCGTCATGGCCTCGGCGCCCACGCTGGACGAGGCCGCGCGAGTCCTCGGAATCGACGCGTCCACGCTGTGGCGCAAGAGGAAGAAGTACGAGGCGGGCACGCCCGGCGAGGGGTGA